A DNA window from Micromonospora sp. NBC_01739 contains the following coding sequences:
- a CDS encoding phage holin family protein translates to MADVANIRASHNGRTSHNGRTPHSGGEPSTAELVQRAAEQVSRLVRDELTLARAEVTEKGKRAGIGVGLLAGGGVFAFFGLTALITTAILLLALVLPAWAAALIVGVVMFPIAGVLALIGRRELRRAVPPVPQATVRSLRADVDVVSAAVRDRGRA, encoded by the coding sequence ATGGCCGACGTGGCGAACATCCGGGCATCCCACAACGGGAGGACATCCCACAATGGGCGGACGCCCCACAGTGGGGGCGAACCGTCCACCGCCGAGTTGGTCCAGCGGGCGGCCGAGCAGGTCTCCCGCCTGGTACGCGACGAACTGACGCTGGCCCGCGCCGAGGTGACGGAGAAGGGCAAGCGGGCCGGCATCGGGGTCGGTCTGCTGGCCGGGGGCGGGGTCTTCGCGTTCTTCGGTCTCACCGCGCTGATCACCACCGCGATCCTGCTGCTGGCCCTGGTGCTGCCGGCGTGGGCCGCCGCCCTGATCGTGGGGGTGGTCATGTTCCCGATCGCCGGGGTGCTCGCCCTGATCGGACGACGGGAGCTTCGTCGGGCGGTGCCGCCGGTGCCGCAGGCCACCGTGCGCAGCCTGCGCGCCGACGTCGACGTGGTCAGCGCCGCCGTCCGGGACAGGGGGCGGGCATGA
- a CDS encoding glycoside hydrolase family 3 protein, translating to MRASNGNLAALANAVLQPGFVGTVPPDWVRRLLGEGLGSVVLFSRNVVDPEQVSALTAALRAERPEVIVAIDEEAGDVTRIEWVRGSSRPGNLALGMVDDPALTEEVARDLGAELAAAGVTLNYAPDADVNSNPDNPVIGVRSFGADAALVSRHTTAWVRGLQSSGVAACAKHFPGHGDTHVDSHHDLPRITADRARLAAVELAPFRAAVAAGVQAVMTGHLLVPALDPQLPATLSSRILGGLLREELGFQGVVVTDGMEMRAVSGRYGLPGAVVRALAAGADAICVGGEHADEQVVDQLREAIVGAVVSGELPEERLAEAAKRVGQLAAWTVAARTATVDGRNGSVEGRTGSGDGWAEGAGSRVGLAAARRAVRVTHTDGQRTLPLDGAAHVVEFAPPHHLAIGTDTPWGVATPLAELLPGTTGVRYTEEATPADPSAGAAGRPLVLVVRDLHRHSWMRAAVDRALATRPDAVVVELGVPALVTGPVHIATHGATRACGRAAAEVLSGVAGTPGW from the coding sequence ATGAGGGCGTCCAACGGAAACCTGGCGGCGCTGGCGAACGCGGTGCTGCAGCCCGGTTTCGTCGGGACGGTCCCGCCCGACTGGGTCCGTCGCCTCCTCGGCGAGGGGCTCGGCTCGGTCGTCCTGTTCAGCCGCAACGTCGTAGACCCGGAGCAGGTCAGCGCGCTGACCGCGGCCCTGCGGGCGGAACGCCCGGAGGTGATCGTCGCGATCGACGAGGAGGCCGGCGACGTCACCCGGATCGAGTGGGTACGGGGCAGTTCCCGGCCGGGTAACCTGGCCCTCGGCATGGTGGACGACCCGGCGCTGACCGAGGAGGTGGCCCGTGATCTCGGCGCCGAACTCGCCGCCGCCGGAGTGACCCTGAACTACGCCCCGGACGCGGACGTGAACTCCAACCCGGACAATCCGGTGATCGGGGTGCGCTCCTTCGGCGCCGACGCCGCCCTGGTGTCCCGGCACACCACCGCCTGGGTACGCGGCCTGCAGTCCAGCGGGGTCGCCGCCTGCGCCAAGCACTTCCCGGGCCACGGCGACACCCATGTCGACTCCCACCACGATCTGCCCCGGATCACCGCCGACCGGGCCCGCCTGGCGGCCGTCGAGCTGGCCCCCTTCCGGGCCGCGGTCGCCGCCGGGGTGCAGGCGGTGATGACCGGTCACCTGCTGGTGCCGGCGCTGGACCCGCAGCTCCCGGCCACCCTGAGCAGTCGGATCCTCGGTGGCCTGCTCCGGGAGGAGTTGGGCTTCCAGGGGGTGGTGGTGACCGACGGGATGGAGATGCGGGCGGTGTCCGGCCGGTACGGCCTGCCCGGGGCGGTGGTCCGGGCCCTGGCCGCCGGAGCGGACGCGATCTGTGTCGGCGGCGAACACGCCGACGAGCAGGTCGTCGACCAGCTGCGGGAGGCCATCGTCGGCGCGGTCGTCTCCGGGGAACTGCCGGAGGAACGACTGGCCGAGGCGGCCAAGCGGGTCGGCCAACTGGCCGCCTGGACGGTGGCCGCCCGAACCGCGACGGTCGACGGCCGGAACGGGTCGGTCGAGGGCCGGACCGGGTCGGGCGACGGCTGGGCCGAGGGGGCCGGTTCGCGGGTCGGGCTGGCCGCCGCCCGCCGGGCGGTCCGGGTCACCCACACCGACGGGCAGCGGACCCTGCCCCTGGACGGCGCCGCGCATGTGGTGGAGTTCGCCCCACCCCACCACCTGGCCATCGGTACGGACACCCCCTGGGGGGTGGCCACCCCCCTGGCCGAGTTGCTGCCGGGCACCACCGGAGTCCGCTACACCGAGGAGGCCACCCCGGCCGATCCCAGCGCCGGGGCCGCCGGCCGCCCCCTGGTCCTGGTCGTGCGGGACCTGCACCGGCACTCCTGGATGCGGGCCGCGGTCGACCGGGCCCTGGCCACCCGACCCGACGCGGTGGTGGTGGAACTGGGGGTCCCCGCCCTGGTCACCGGGCCGGTGCACATCGCCACCCACGGCGCCACCCGGGCCTGCGGGCGGGCCGCGGCCGAGGTGCTCAGCGGGGTCGCCGGCACCCCCGGCTGGTGA
- a CDS encoding DUF1206 domain-containing protein — MSLTRNAEATAARTADSRWLELLARAGFIGYGIVHLLFGWLVLQLAFGKSADDGDQSGALRTLAAQPMGKFLVVAIAVGMLAMAIWQALEAAVGHHAAQGNDRTKERVVSAARTVIYLWLAWTAWKVFSNANSDSASQQEELTARMMESTGGRWLVGLAGLVLAGIGVGMVIYGAKKKFMKRLKTGEMNARTTQLARRLGMAGYISRGSAFAVTGLLVVLAAVNYDPEKARGLDAALRTLRDQPFGTILLLLIGLGIAAFGVYCFLQSRYRKV, encoded by the coding sequence ATGTCTCTCACCCGGAACGCCGAAGCCACCGCCGCCCGTACGGCCGACAGCCGGTGGCTGGAACTCCTCGCCCGGGCCGGTTTCATCGGCTACGGGATCGTCCACCTGTTGTTCGGCTGGCTGGTCCTCCAGCTCGCGTTCGGCAAGTCTGCCGACGACGGCGACCAGTCCGGCGCGCTGCGTACCCTCGCGGCGCAACCCATGGGCAAGTTCCTTGTAGTCGCGATCGCCGTCGGGATGCTGGCCATGGCGATCTGGCAGGCCCTGGAGGCGGCTGTCGGGCACCACGCCGCCCAGGGCAATGACCGGACCAAGGAGCGGGTCGTCTCCGCCGCCCGGACGGTCATCTACCTCTGGCTGGCCTGGACGGCCTGGAAGGTCTTCTCCAACGCCAACTCCGACAGCGCCTCCCAGCAGGAGGAGCTCACCGCCCGGATGATGGAGTCCACCGGTGGCCGCTGGCTGGTCGGCCTGGCCGGCCTGGTGCTCGCCGGGATCGGGGTGGGCATGGTCATCTACGGGGCCAAGAAGAAGTTCATGAAGCGGCTGAAGACCGGCGAGATGAACGCCCGGACCACCCAGCTCGCCCGCCGTCTGGGCATGGCCGGCTACATCTCCCGAGGCAGCGCCTTCGCGGTCACCGGTCTGCTGGTCGTGCTGGCCGCGGTCAACTACGACCCGGAGAAGGCCCGAGGGCTCGACGCCGCTCTGCGTACCCTGCGTGACCAGCCCTTCGGCACCATTCTGCTGCTCCTGATCGGCCTGGGCATCGCCGCCTTCGGCGTCTACTGCTTCCTCCAGTCCCGCTACCGCAAGGTCTGA
- a CDS encoding mechanosensitive ion channel family protein: MHSYLVTVVAALAAAATAVVVVEVVHRLIKRWGRRSVLLTELAEHAHRAAQVAATVLAVQFAIRFSTGYAVGTAWRQVLLHLLVLAVIAATAWLVTSLLVVVEDTALARFRVDVPDNRQARRVRTQVVMLRRVTIVVIVILTVGVMLMTFPAVRGIGAGVLTSAGVVGIVAALAAQSLLGNLFAGLQLAFSDAVRLDDVVVVEGEWGRIEELTLTYVVVQIWDDRRLILPTSYFISTPFQNWTRTEAAVLGTAEFEVDWSVPVQAMREELRRLVEGTELWDGRVCVLQVTDATGGMIKIRALVSAGSAGALWDLRCLVREHLVAWVRDHRPTAMPRLRAEVGDGAGTLPWQWVRPARAPRRHAEVPDDARLFGGSDDGEARSEAFVGPEEPAQARH, encoded by the coding sequence GTGCACAGCTACCTGGTTACGGTCGTCGCCGCGCTCGCTGCGGCGGCGACCGCCGTCGTCGTCGTAGAGGTGGTGCATCGGCTGATCAAACGGTGGGGCCGCCGTTCGGTGCTGCTGACCGAGTTGGCCGAGCACGCCCACCGGGCCGCCCAGGTGGCCGCGACCGTGTTGGCGGTGCAGTTCGCCATCCGGTTCAGCACCGGGTATGCCGTCGGCACCGCCTGGCGTCAGGTGCTGCTGCATCTGCTGGTGCTCGCGGTCATCGCCGCCACCGCCTGGCTGGTCACCTCCCTGCTGGTGGTGGTCGAGGACACCGCCCTGGCCCGGTTCCGGGTAGACGTGCCGGACAACCGCCAGGCCCGCCGGGTGCGTACCCAGGTGGTCATGCTCCGCCGGGTCACCATCGTGGTGATCGTGATCCTCACGGTCGGCGTGATGCTGATGACCTTCCCGGCCGTACGCGGCATCGGCGCCGGGGTCCTGACCAGCGCCGGTGTGGTCGGTATCGTCGCCGCCCTGGCCGCCCAGAGTCTGCTCGGCAACCTCTTCGCCGGGCTGCAACTGGCCTTCAGCGACGCAGTCCGGCTGGACGATGTGGTGGTGGTCGAGGGGGAGTGGGGTCGCATCGAGGAGCTGACCCTCACCTACGTGGTCGTGCAGATCTGGGACGACCGGCGGCTGATCCTGCCCACCTCCTACTTCATCAGCACCCCCTTCCAGAACTGGACCCGGACCGAGGCCGCCGTGCTGGGCACGGCCGAGTTCGAGGTCGACTGGTCGGTCCCGGTGCAGGCCATGCGGGAGGAGTTGCGTCGCCTGGTGGAGGGCACCGAGCTGTGGGACGGCCGGGTCTGCGTACTCCAGGTGACGGACGCCACCGGCGGCATGATCAAGATTCGGGCGTTGGTGAGCGCCGGCAGCGCCGGGGCCCTGTGGGACCTGCGCTGTCTGGTCCGGGAACACCTGGTGGCGTGGGTACGCGACCACCGGCCCACCGCGATGCCCCGGCTGCGCGCCGAGGTCGGCGACGGTGCCGGCACCCTGCCCTGGCAGTGGGTACGACCCGCACGGGCGCCCCGCCGGCACGCCGAGGTGCCGGACGACGCGCGCCTGTTCGGCGGCAGTGACGACGGCGAGGCCCGCAGCGAGGCCTTCGTCGGCCCGGAGGAGCCCGCACAGGCCCGCCACTGA
- a CDS encoding cold-shock protein, giving the protein MAQGTVKWFNADKGFGFITVDGGGADVFVHFSAIQTSGYRSLEENQRVEFEIAQGQKGPQAEQVRPL; this is encoded by the coding sequence ATGGCGCAGGGAACCGTGAAGTGGTTCAACGCAGACAAGGGCTTCGGCTTCATCACCGTCGATGGCGGGGGTGCTGACGTGTTCGTCCACTTCTCGGCCATCCAGACCAGCGGCTACCGCTCGCTGGAGGAGAACCAGCGGGTGGAGTTCGAGATCGCCCAGGGCCAGAAGGGTCCGCAGGCCGAGCAGGTCCGCCCCCTCTGA
- a CDS encoding DUF3618 domain-containing protein — MTRNGSGDTEALREEIQRTRVELGETMEALAAKADIKKRLKSSADQTRERVRDQAAVTVARMRAQTGMRRDATTGSARSGPAPFLALAAGAVVAAVILAIIQGRRG; from the coding sequence ATGACACGCAACGGCAGCGGTGACACCGAGGCGCTGCGGGAGGAGATCCAGCGCACCCGGGTCGAGCTGGGCGAGACGATGGAGGCGCTGGCCGCCAAGGCGGACATCAAGAAGCGGCTGAAGTCCTCTGCGGACCAGACCCGGGAACGGGTACGGGACCAGGCCGCGGTGACGGTGGCGCGGATGCGCGCGCAGACCGGGATGCGGCGCGACGCCACCACAGGCAGCGCCCGCAGTGGTCCGGCGCCCTTCCTGGCGCTGGCCGCCGGGGCGGTCGTCGCCGCAGTGATTCTGGCCATCATCCAGGGGAGGCGTGGATGA
- a CDS encoding DUF4235 domain-containing protein, producing the protein MSNTIGKAAYRPVGVLMGLAAGALAGVIFRQVWKMTAGDGEAPNPTDEDRRWAEILAAAALQGAIFSVVRAAVDRGGAVGVRRLTGSWPD; encoded by the coding sequence ATGAGCAACACAATCGGCAAGGCGGCCTACCGACCGGTCGGCGTGCTGATGGGGCTGGCCGCCGGTGCCCTCGCCGGCGTCATCTTCCGTCAGGTGTGGAAGATGACCGCCGGGGACGGTGAGGCGCCCAACCCCACCGACGAGGACCGCCGGTGGGCCGAGATCCTGGCCGCCGCCGCCTTGCAGGGTGCCATCTTCTCGGTGGTACGGGCCGCTGTGGACCGGGGTGGAGCGGTCGGGGTACGCCGGTTGACCGGCAGTTGGCCCGATTAG